Genomic window (Helianthus annuus cultivar XRQ/B chromosome 3, HanXRQr2.0-SUNRISE, whole genome shotgun sequence):
TCATcttgcattcatgtttgattgcataaaacatcacaaatttcacatatcaaataaatcaaacatcaccaaatcaTGAAATTAGACTTACTTGATGTTAATTTTACTTAGGGATGAACATTCCTAACTCATGCATTGATAAACCTTCAATTTTTCCCTTTCAATTTGAGAGTTTGTGATGTTAGGGTTTTGACTCCCTTGGCTCCCTCCTCTCTCTCGATCGAACACACTGCCAGACCAAACTGgctttctttttttttatctaaTTTTATTCTATATTTACACATTTAGCCCCTAACTTTTATGGTATGTTCACATTAGTGATTTTTcacactaactttgttacttttcTTTAGTTAACTTTATTCACATACAAAGGGATTTTAACTTACCATTATTTATAAGACTTTCATAATGGTAAAATTTATATTTACCATTCTTTGTCATTAAATCCTCACTATTAGTTTATTATATTACGACATACGAAAACTGGGGTGTTACACGACCATAAACAAAACAAGCTAACAAATATGCACAAAATATACAAGGAAGGAACACGACCTGACTAGTAATAGCGTGGTTGTGGAGGTCCaaaaatggaagacatcatgtcaTTCCATTCTCCAAATGCAAATGAACCGCTACTACTCCCACCTTGTTGTGGAGCTCCTTCCTGTTGGCGCGGGTCGATCCATTGTGAATGATGAAGTTGCGGGGTCGGATACGACACACTACCATCGTAAGGTGGTAGAGacgcataatccacatgttgtggatccacaaccacCGGCCGCCCGGCGTGCCAATCGGCATGCAATCTTCTAGCTTGGTCATCATGGTATCGGTTGTTCATTTCCAATTCATTGGGATACGCAAGTGTGCGATTCCACGCCTCATGACGATCAAAGCTATGTTTCAAAGACCGCTCTATGCTTGCACTCATCATCGTGTTTTGATCAAATAACGTCCGCTCCGAACCAGACCATGATTCAAAAATGGAAGCCGGAGGATGTTGATTTGCGATAACCTCTTGCATAGTACCTTCATAAGCCCACCCGGGCTCATAAAAACGCTCCGTATAATCGTAGAAAGCACCACCATAACCTCCACCCGGGCCCCCTTGCCCCAAATTCACATTCACATTTACACCTCCTTGCGGCTCGTCCGCATAATCATCATCACCACTTGGGACTTCCGCATCACTTTCGGGTTCGTCCTCTTCACCCGGTAGAAGCTCTCTTGCACCCACCTTCAATGCCCTCCGTCTCTGCCCCTCCGACTTGAGCTTATGGTACCGTTCCGATTGCGTGTAAGTCCAACCAATCCCCAACTTGTCTAAAGTAAAAGGCTGATGCCTTTTTGTTGCCCCTCTATCTTCTGACGTAAGTGCCTTTTGTTGCTTCATTAACCCCGTGATAATTCGGCAATACGGGATAATATCTCTTCCCAACTTGTTTCGGCAAATCCAGAGGTGGTTCATGATCAGATATCGGAATGGGAAACATGGAGACCCAGTGAGTAGCGAATAGAGGACGGGTACTTCAGGGTACCTCACTTGCTCCTTGTCCCCCCTTCGCGGAATGACATTTAAAAGGCAGATTGCTAGCAACAACTTTGCTTCGATTTTCAAATTCTTCCGATACAAGACTCCATGATAAGTACCGGGCAAAAACAATGTTGCTAACAAGTCATTCCAACGAGGGTGCTTCTCCGGCTTTATCAAAAGATTATTAAGGTCAGGAATCATGTAGTCGCGAGCATTTAAACTGTCATACTTCCCAAGCTTCTTCAACGTATCAAAAGACATTTCTACCGGAATCCCATGCACCTCTCCTATCAACTTCATTTGCGATGGCCTGTCGTATCTGTTGCATTTAAGAGTTGCCATCCATTCTTGAATTTCGGTTATGAACAAGTTGTTTTTATCTTTATCGTAACAACTAAGTGCCGACTCCCATCCTAGAGCGCGGAATTTGTCAAATACACCGAACGGGCCGAATTCAACTTCCCGAACTTCCCTTTCGCATATAGATGCCGCTGCCTTATTTTTCAACTTATTCATACTGTCGTGAAAGAGTGTTGGTTGCCAATGCTCCGGTTGCTCATCCAATGGACCCGAGTCCCATTTTGGCTTTTCAGCCGGgtccaactccatttcttcctcaCTTTCACTCTCATCAACTCGACCCAAATATTGCCTCTTCTTTGGTTGTTGTTCCGGCTATTTGCCCTTTCCTTTCGACGAAGAAGACGAACTAGATCCCGCTTTCTCTTTCGTCTTAACCATTTTCCTACACACGTAAAGCAAACAACACAACCAAACGCAAACATTAGTCCTTTCTTCCCAagaacatccccacacttgcttgttactatggttgtagatgCTAGTGAACCAAAATCGTGTAAAtcattttcaacaaaatttgggcatggtgtctctacaatgtagagagTCCataaagttcactactttaatcacaaatcctacatctacaacccATAACCATACTCAAATAACCAATTTTATGACCACATCTAAGAATAAGCAAGTGGGTATGAACAAGTGACAAAAACAACCTTCTTCTCACAATGCATCAACAAAATATTGTAAATAAACTTCCATACCTTTGCTTGAAGATGCTAGAATGCTTGTgaaacaaaaacttcaaaaaaccCCAAAATTTTTCGGATCTAGGGTTTGTGATTCAGACTAGAAAGCTTCGTTTTTTCGCAAATCTCTTCTCAAAATCAGAAAGTtcgtgaaaaattagtcaagttagacctagatttcacttgatttggttaaaaattgAAAGAGATATGAAGCTTGGAAGGTTATGGAGTTTGGGGATTTTGTGGGGAAGTTGAGGGTGATAGGTGAAAGTAATGGATGAGAAAGATGAAGGGGAATCGTGTGGATAGGGCTTGTTCACGTGActgattgttattattattattattttttttatgtaacGCAGGAACCAAAACGACCCATCTGCTcgtcaggtccaccgtaaattacggtggacaccgtaaattacggtggatgCTGGCAACATAATCCTACCGTAACTCAGTGTCATTTTAAGtgttctttttatattttttttcagttttttcgatttttttgtgtttttaaaatttttcaaaaacatgtaaaaatcaccctaccccctcgaaagtcccgtgttgtcctcaacacaatgttagagcAATTCGTGACCtgaatatccccacacttgtttcaaacacggatttCAAGGAAATACGGTAATTGTGCAAactatacaaaacaaaacaaaataaaatgctactatttacactaccaaacctgggcctctcatggttgttcctcgTCGACCGGGCGTAGAATGTAGCCCACTTtatcaagctccaagttgttaaTGTCGTTTCCCTCCAAGTACGGTTTCaaccggtgaccgttcaccgtttgttgttttaGTGTTTGCTCGTCTTGGATGTCCACGTCACCAAACCTTCCAACTCGCCGAAcaacatacgggcccatccatttacttttaagcttgcccgcaaacatcttgagtcttgagttatacaaccaaactttttgacccacttcaaacgttttcttcctcaattttgcATCATGTACCTTCTTGAGTTTGTCTTTATACGCCGATGCACATTCATACGCCTCGTCTCTAAGCTCTTCAATTTCACACAATTGTAACTTCCTCATCTTCCCCGCTTCATTGTAGTCCGCATTAACCATAGTGATCGCCCAATAAGCCCGATGCGCTAACTCCATTGGCAAATGACAACCCTttccatacaccatccggtaaggtgttgtgccaatcggagtcttgaaggccgttcggtatgcccacaatgcatcgtccAACTTGCTAgaccaatccttcctatccgttctcaccgtcttcatgaggatctctttgatttgacggttggacacctcgacttgtccactcgtttgcggatggtagGGGGTGGCAATCTGGTGAttcacgctatacctcttcaaCAATTTCCCGaaattaaaattcttgaaatgcgaaccaccatcacttatgaTAACCCTCGGAATGCCGAAACGGGCAAAAATGTTGGATTGAACGAACTTACAAACAACCGAGTGGTCATTTGTTCTTGTTGCGATGGCTTCAATCCACTTAGAGACATAATctaccgccaccaaaatgtatagaAAACCGTTCGAATTCGGGAAGGGGCCCATAAAGTcaattccccaaacatcaaatatttcgacaaccaagattggttgtaatggcatctcatcccttttcGATATGCTTCCCATCTTTTGACACTTGATGCAATTTCTTGCGAACTCACATGCGTCCTTgaaaatagtaggccaataaaacccacatgaaagAACCCGGTAACCCGTCTTGTGCCCGCTAAAGTGACCCCCACATGCGGATGAATGAGCATGGGCCAAAATTTCCAATACCTCCGTTTTGGGCACACACCTCCTAATGACTTGATCCGGCCCGATCTTGAaaagatccggttcatcccaaatatattacttcacttggaccataaattgttgtctttgctttttggtccaatgacttgGGATGGCACCCATGGCTAGGTAATTTACATAATGAGCGTACCACGGTGCAACAAAGGTGGAAACGGCTAGGAGTTGCTCATCgggaaaactttcatttatttcGCTAACATCGTCAATCCCTTCAATCGGAAtccgagacaagtgatccgccactacgttctcacttccctttttgtctcggatttcTAAGTCAAATTCCTGCAACAACAAcacccaccgaatcaaacgaggcttcgcatcctttttctccatcaagtatCGGACCGCACTATGGTCCGAATATACCACAACTTTActcccccaaatatacgagcgaaacttatctaaagcatacaccaccgctagtaattccttctcggttgtggtgtaattcagttgcgcttcggataacgttttgcttgcataataaataaccaccggtttcttgtcaacccgttgacccaaaactacACCAATAGTAGTGTCGCTTGCATTACACATGATCTCGaatggctttgaccaatccggcgGCTGCAAGATGGGAGCtttgaccaagtgttccttcaaaacagtgaaagcttgcatacactcatTAGTAAActcaaatgggacatcttttaataacaagttgcataAAGGTTTGGTAATGACACTAAAACCTTTTATGAAACGTCTGTAAAAccccgcatgtcccaaaaatgaccttacacccttaacatttttcggaggtggcaaagatgttattacccgtatttttgccttatccacctccattcCCCTTTCCGAAATTACGTGACCCAACACAATGCCTTCTTGCACCAtaaaatgacttttctcccaacttagcactaaatttttctcaacgcacctttttaaaactttttgtaattcgttgagacaagcatcaaaactagtgccaaaaatggaaaaatcatccataaacacttcgagcgactctccaaacatgtccgagaaaatactcatcatacatcgttggaaagtggccggagcattgcacaagccaaatggcattcgccgaaaagcaaaAGTGCCATATGGGCAAGTGAaagtggtcttgtgttggtcatccgggtgtattgctatttgattgtaacccgaatacccgtCCGAAAAGCAGTAATATTTCTAACCCGATaatttttcaatgatttggtcaataaaaggtaacgggaaatggtccttagaagtggcgacATTTAATTTTTGATAGTCAATGCATACACGCCACCCGgtgaccggtcgggtggcaatttgttcaccgttttcatctttgactacttgaataccggccttcttaggcacaacttgggtgggactcacccaagcactatccgaaatcggatagataattcccgcatccaaccatttgaTTACCTCTTTTTTTACTACCTCCCAtaggttcggattcaatcgcctttTGCTCTAAAAATGCCCAATCAATATGTTCATAATTCGTACCGAACGTACCGTTAGTGATTGACATCAAATCCCGTGCATCCTCCGAACTCAACCCTTCATGAAACGCATTCAACAATTCCCAAAGTTGGATCCCATGATGAGGGCAATTCCGTAACATCATATTAAACCTTTCAAAAGCTTCATGAAACATCTCCCCCGattgttgttggaaacttctcaaACCTCTtctagcatcattggtcttttgagaAGTATAATATTCATCTAAGAATATTTGCTGCATGTCGGCCCATGTAAAAATGGACGCGGTGGGCAATGTGTGAAACTATCTCTTCGCTTTCTCTTCAAGGGAAAATTGGAAAAGAACCAACTTGACATCATCCGCAGAAAACCCTTGACCTCCAATAGTGTTGCAAATGGAGTCGTATGTCTCCAAATGGAAGTAGGGTTCTTCCGTTGCTAACCCTTTGAactttggtaaactttgaaggGCGGTTGTTCTAACTTCAAAAGTTCTCCCATCCGCATGATGAGGAATCACTACCGGCGAAGAATTGTTAGTGATAATGGGCCGGAAGTGAGCTTCAATTCCCCGTACTACTTCCCTTTGATGTCTTTGAGGTGCGCCTAATGGTGCCCTTGGTTGACCCATTTGCCCTTGCATAGGCCCTTGAGGAACAAACAGTGGTTGATATTGATGTTGATGTGGATGCATTGGTTGTTATGGAATCGACCCTTGAAATTGAGGTTGCACGTTTTGAGGCTGCACTTGTTGTAGCGGTGTAGGGCATTGCAATTGTGGCCCTTGCGGTCTAATGTGCTGCACTCCAACCGGTAGTCTACCCATATTTTGAAATTGTTGAATGGGTTGACTTTGCTGACCCGCTTTGCCTTGTAACCCCGAATatcctccatcacccccatagtaaaagccttcttcttcatatcccCTAAATTCCTCTTCATACCCATCATCATAACCATCCCCTTGAACTCCCGAAGATTGCCCGAAGGGAAGAGTTGAATATTGAATCCCCGATTGGTTTTGTGGTCTAAAAGATGGCATAGCatgcacaatagttgaatttGATGCAATTGTGAAATTAgaggatgattgacccgtagttagGGGAAAGAAATGGGAAAGTGGTGGGATTGTGGTAGAAGGGCTAAAGGTAATAGTGGGTTCCACTTGGGTAGTGATTGGTTGCGTGGCATTGGTTGGTGTGACTTCGGTTGTGGTATTAGGTAtggtggtgtttggtgatggttgtgtgACAGTAGGTGTGAAAATTGAGGTCGTCTGACCCGTTGTGGGTGCTACTTGAGATTCTTGaatgatgtttcttggtgtaatggGTGAACCAACAATTCTGTTTTCTCGTAATAGAACTCTGTTTTGCCTCAATGTCCTTTCAATTTTCGGATCGAACGATAATGGTGACgacttgtgagagcctctagtatgcatacacctgaaagtacctgcacactaaacacaaccagcgtaaacccgaaaataacaaacaaactactaaattaacacacattgcgcactactccccggcaacgacgccaaaatttgacgtgcagtcgtaggtacacgcaaatttaatccaaataactactatagatagtggtaaatgggtatcgaactcagggagtatgtggaaaatgtgtgattttatagctttgcacttaaactaaaattaaactaagttGCAAAAAGTAAAGATCAGTAATTTGGattgtttggttttaaaactaaacTTAACTAAATAATTGCAAATCAAAATTGGTTGTTAAACAGATTAAGAGAAgatgaccatcttaggattcggTTTCTTTTAACAATTGTGTGAGagtccaactagaaagagttacatagacataactcgtgccTAAATAATTGacgtgataaaagggaacaaagtactcagATTATATAAAcacgaggttgtttcccgatgattaactaatcaataaccaaccctaacccttcccgtaatatctcgattgccaacggcaccaagaacgtacgattgagACTAGAAATTTCACTATCAATTAACAAGCTACAAACAATTATGCATACACCATGATAATCAAGCAAacacaagttatcattctagaaataagGAACAAACACACAAAAGTTTAGAGAAACcatcacctaagatgatcaccacaAGTTTAGCCGGACATCGTTCGGTTGATCATCATAACATTAAAAGTCAAGTTCATAAGAATAAAAAACAAGCACCAAATGTTTAGAATTGTTTCCAACCAAGCAAGAacagccaaaatcgcccccaaaCTCTAGAGAAACTGTCCAATGATGAGATAATGTGAAAAGGCACCAAAAACTCATTTAATGAAGGCAGTTACAACTTTTTACGCAgactccaccgtaacttacggtaccaccgtaagttacggtggtcttCAAACATTTACGGTGACTGGAGACTGAGTTACGGTGAGAATTCTTGGTGTTTCAGGGCCAccataaattacggtggccaccgtaatttacggtggacccctgAATGCTGGGTTTTGTTTCTTCTTTCATTCCGTGCGTGACCCGTTCATCTCCAATCCTTCCTAAGCTGCGTTTTATCCCTTTTTAGCTCCCGAACTGCACCTGAAACATGAGCAAccgtagtcatctaattcaagataattacgcgatTAAGTGA
Coding sequences:
- the LOC110928149 gene encoding uncharacterized protein LOC110928149, translating into MELDPAEKPKWDSGPLDEQPEHWQPTLFHDSMNKLKNKAAASICEREVREVEFGPFGVFDKFRALGWESALSCYDKDKNNLFITEIQEWMATLKCNRYDRPSQMKLIGEVHGIPVEMSFDTLKKLGKYDSLNARDYMIPDLNNLLIKPEKHPRWNDLLATLFLPGTYHGVLYRKNLKIEAKLLLAICLLNVIPRRGDKEQVRYPEVPVLYSLLTGSPCFPFRYLIMNHLWICRNKLGRDIIPYCRIITGLMKQQKALTSEDRGATKRHQPFTLDKLGIGWTYTQSERYHKLKSEGQRRRALKVGARELLPGEEDEPESDAEVPSGDDDYADEPQGGVNVNVNLGQGGPGGGYGGAFYDYTERFYEPGWAYEGTMQEVIANQHPPASIFESWSGSERTLFDQNTMMSASIERSLKHSFDRHEAWNRTLAYPNELEMNNRYHDDQARRLHADWHAGRPVVVDPQHVDYASLPPYDGSVSYPTPQLHHSQWIDPRQQEGAPQQGGSSSGSFAFGEWNDMMSSIFGPPQPRYY